The following are encoded in a window of Rhabdothermincola sediminis genomic DNA:
- a CDS encoding branched-chain amino acid ABC transporter permease, with translation MSDFVSFTILGLVTASVYAVAASGLVVTYTTSGIFNFAHGAIGMMGAFMYWQLLEWGVPTIPAIALVLVVFAPAFGALIDRVIMRGLEGTSEVTKTVVTVGLLFGLIALAPIIWPPTRNRVVGEFFGGSKFQIGDVFVSYHQVVVILIAGLVAVGLRLLLYGTRTGIAMRAVVSNRDLVRLNGGRPGRSSAASWALGSALAALSGILIADRLGLEVLALTLLVVNAYAAAIVGRLVSLPMTFLGAAILGLAQSYAVGYLPQNPDWLPDGIDIVTSLRLAIPVVMLFIVLLVLPQAPLRAHGIMRSREIVARPTMRSALVAAAVLVVAVAVVSSFLDASQTISWSKGLALAIIMLSLVPLTGYGGQISLAQMSFAGLGAYAMATWGPGGNPIGLLAAFALPALVGALVALPAVRLRGIYLALATLAFAVFMDRVVFTQDAMFRGGSKAIARLSFLGFGFESDRAYMILMAFVFASLGVGVVWLRLGPFGRRLQAMKDSPAACATLGLNLTVTKLQVFMLSAGIAGIGGAMLGGLQKTATVSQYDTLQSLPVLLMAVAGGIGMVSGALLGGLLYASFPIIADAIPSLANFLVVAPGLIGISLGRNPNGLMNEILVRTEALRRRLGAGRAERAPLPEESRRPVSPIGPVMDVEMLGIDRPFTAADLAQIDLMLGVDEEELAHGAPRG, from the coding sequence GTGAGCGACTTCGTCTCCTTCACCATCCTGGGCCTGGTGACCGCGTCGGTGTACGCGGTTGCGGCGAGTGGCCTGGTCGTCACCTATACCACCTCGGGAATCTTCAACTTCGCGCACGGTGCCATCGGGATGATGGGCGCGTTCATGTACTGGCAGCTCCTCGAGTGGGGGGTGCCGACCATCCCCGCCATCGCCCTCGTGCTGGTCGTCTTCGCACCGGCGTTCGGGGCCCTGATCGACCGGGTGATCATGCGAGGTCTCGAAGGCACCTCCGAGGTGACCAAGACGGTGGTCACGGTGGGCCTGCTCTTCGGGCTGATCGCGCTGGCCCCGATCATCTGGCCTCCCACCCGTAACCGGGTCGTCGGGGAGTTCTTCGGAGGGAGCAAGTTCCAGATCGGCGACGTCTTCGTCTCGTATCACCAGGTCGTGGTCATCCTCATCGCCGGTCTGGTCGCGGTCGGGCTGCGCCTCCTGCTGTACGGCACCCGCACGGGCATCGCCATGCGGGCCGTCGTCTCCAACCGGGACCTCGTCCGGCTCAACGGTGGGCGGCCCGGGCGCTCGTCCGCGGCGAGCTGGGCGCTGGGCTCCGCGCTCGCCGCTCTGTCCGGGATCCTCATCGCCGACCGACTGGGCCTGGAGGTGCTGGCGCTGACGCTGCTGGTGGTGAACGCGTACGCGGCGGCGATCGTCGGCCGCCTCGTGAGCCTGCCGATGACCTTCCTCGGGGCGGCCATCCTCGGGCTGGCACAGTCCTATGCCGTCGGGTATCTCCCGCAGAACCCCGACTGGCTGCCCGACGGCATCGACATCGTGACCTCCCTGCGGCTCGCCATCCCGGTGGTGATGCTGTTCATCGTCTTGCTGGTGCTGCCCCAGGCGCCGCTGCGGGCTCACGGAATCATGCGCAGTCGGGAGATCGTCGCCCGCCCGACCATGCGCAGCGCCCTGGTGGCGGCGGCGGTCCTCGTCGTCGCCGTCGCGGTGGTGTCCAGCTTCCTCGATGCCTCCCAGACGATCTCGTGGAGCAAGGGGCTGGCCCTGGCCATCATCATGCTGTCGCTCGTGCCGCTCACCGGATACGGCGGCCAGATCTCACTCGCCCAGATGAGCTTCGCCGGCCTCGGGGCGTACGCCATGGCCACGTGGGGGCCCGGAGGCAACCCCATCGGGCTCTTGGCCGCCTTCGCGCTGCCCGCGCTCGTCGGCGCCCTGGTGGCCCTGCCCGCGGTGCGGCTCCGGGGCATCTACCTCGCACTGGCCACGCTGGCCTTCGCGGTGTTCATGGATCGGGTGGTGTTCACCCAGGACGCCATGTTCCGTGGAGGCTCGAAGGCCATCGCCCGGCTCTCGTTCCTCGGGTTCGGTTTCGAGAGCGACCGCGCGTACATGATCCTGATGGCGTTCGTGTTCGCTAGCCTCGGGGTGGGGGTGGTCTGGTTGCGCCTCGGACCGTTCGGGCGGCGGCTGCAGGCCATGAAGGACAGCCCTGCCGCGTGCGCCACCCTCGGTCTGAACCTGACGGTGACCAAGCTGCAGGTCTTCATGCTCTCGGCGGGCATCGCCGGGATCGGCGGGGCCATGCTGGGAGGGCTCCAGAAGACCGCGACCGTGAGCCAGTACGACACCCTGCAGAGCCTGCCCGTGCTGCTGATGGCGGTGGCGGGTGGTATCGGGATGGTGAGCGGCGCGCTCCTGGGCGGGCTGCTCTACGCGTCGTTCCCGATCATCGCGGACGCGATCCCCTCGCTCGCCAACTTCCTGGTGGTGGCACCGGGTCTGATCGGCATCAGCCTGGGCCGCAACCCGAACGGCCTGATGAACGAGATCCTGGTGCGTACGGAGGCGCTCCGCCGCCGGCTCGGAGCCGGGCGAGCGGAGCGAGCCCCCCTGCCCGAGGAGTCCCGACGACCGGTCTCGCCCATCGGCCCGGTGATGGACGTCGAGATGCTCGGCATCGACCGGCCGTTCACCGCTGCAGATCTGGCCCAGATCGACCTGATGCTCGGTGTCGACGAGGAGGAGCTCGCCCATGGCGCTCCTCGAGGTTAG
- a CDS encoding ABC transporter substrate-binding protein has product MSLVLALVASACGSRASRQEVQSADANSGRSGNAQNSTGGPAAGPGGTSQPGMFGTLPSPCGPGEASGATDIGVTDTEIKVVTIADPGGAKPGLNQGVFDSMKAFEKWCNEQGGINGRKLKVELRDAKLTEYQAQVKYACENALAMVGSMGVLDQTGAQDQVDCGLPNVAAAAVSPEQTGADFTYQPLPNPVDSYLVGPAQWVARTYPDAIKNAAALRTKLSITETQSDRLIEAYKTAGFNFTFVDSANIGETNWAPLVLSMKNQGVTYMTLTSSFEEIIPLQRTMDQQGLHPVVELEANFYNLKYPQQAGSVADGTFVRLTTWPFEEADENPAMAEYLRALKAAVPNAEPELLGVQAWSAALLWATAVKELGSEVTRAALIEKLSQVHQWDGGGLHGTSDPGANKPAPCYIIMKVEGGGFVRQYPKPDTDAAVYDRGHGFDCSPSNTVALTGNYGSGARAKR; this is encoded by the coding sequence GTGAGCCTCGTCCTCGCGTTGGTCGCCTCCGCGTGCGGCTCACGGGCGTCGCGGCAGGAGGTCCAGTCGGCGGATGCCAACTCGGGGCGCTCCGGCAATGCCCAGAACAGCACCGGTGGCCCGGCAGCCGGGCCTGGAGGGACGAGCCAGCCCGGCATGTTCGGCACCTTGCCCTCCCCCTGCGGCCCGGGCGAGGCATCCGGGGCGACCGACATCGGCGTCACCGACACCGAGATCAAGGTGGTGACCATCGCGGATCCGGGTGGCGCCAAGCCCGGCCTGAACCAGGGCGTGTTCGACTCGATGAAGGCGTTCGAGAAGTGGTGCAACGAGCAGGGCGGCATCAACGGCCGCAAGCTCAAGGTCGAGCTGCGCGATGCCAAGCTCACCGAGTACCAGGCGCAGGTGAAGTATGCGTGCGAGAACGCGCTGGCGATGGTGGGCAGCATGGGAGTGCTCGATCAGACCGGCGCGCAGGACCAGGTCGACTGCGGCCTGCCCAACGTCGCCGCGGCGGCGGTGAGCCCTGAGCAGACCGGCGCCGACTTCACCTATCAGCCCTTGCCGAACCCGGTGGACTCGTACCTGGTGGGCCCCGCGCAGTGGGTGGCGAGGACCTACCCAGATGCCATCAAGAACGCCGCCGCCCTGCGGACGAAGCTGAGCATCACCGAGACCCAGAGCGACCGCCTCATCGAGGCCTACAAGACGGCAGGGTTCAACTTCACCTTCGTCGACTCGGCCAACATCGGTGAGACGAACTGGGCGCCGCTCGTGCTCTCGATGAAGAACCAGGGTGTCACGTACATGACGCTGACGTCCTCGTTCGAGGAGATCATCCCGCTGCAGCGGACGATGGACCAGCAGGGTCTGCACCCGGTGGTCGAGCTGGAGGCGAACTTCTACAACCTCAAGTACCCGCAGCAGGCCGGGTCGGTCGCCGACGGCACCTTCGTGCGGCTGACGACGTGGCCCTTCGAGGAAGCCGACGAGAACCCGGCGATGGCCGAGTACCTTCGGGCTTTGAAAGCCGCGGTGCCCAACGCCGAGCCCGAGTTGCTCGGCGTCCAGGCCTGGTCCGCGGCGCTGCTGTGGGCCACCGCGGTGAAGGAGCTCGGCTCTGAGGTGACCCGCGCCGCTCTGATCGAGAAGCTCTCCCAGGTCCACCAGTGGGACGGCGGCGGCCTGCACGGCACGAGTGATCCCGGGGCCAACAAGCCGGCGCCCTGCTACATCATCATGAAGGTCGAAGGCGGAGGGTTCGTGCGCCAGTACCCCAAGCCCGACACCGACGCAGCGGTCTACGACCGCGGGCACGGGTTCGACTGCAGCCCCTCGAACACCGTGGCGCTCACCGGCAACTACGGCTCAGGGGCGAGAGCCAAGCGGTAG
- a CDS encoding acyl-CoA dehydrogenase family protein gives MDFTFTEEQQAIADLAGRILGDRVTHERLAAMAAANQSLDRETWDELAKANLLGICLPERDGGSGYGILEACLVLEQVGRTVAPLPYLATVVSGAMLIARFGSDDLRARILPGVIDGSVILTAALGDRHEVIARPDGSGWQLGGDAWFVPWAEQARYLLVPARTPAGEVLVCVVEPDGAGVSAEPLLTTSGLPEAHLAFMGVSVGATDLLGGPAGGRQVLDFLVEHTTVGLCALQAGVSEGALRLTASYTSERHQFGSPIATFQAVAHRAADAYIDTQGIRSTMWQAAWQLAATDAGEWPGAADAIDVAKYWAADGGQRVAHAAQHLHGGIGVDIDYPLHRYFRWAKHLELTLGGATTHLRALGARLAAEPA, from the coding sequence ATGGACTTCACCTTCACGGAGGAACAGCAAGCGATCGCCGACCTGGCCGGCCGGATCCTGGGCGACCGGGTGACCCATGAGCGCCTCGCGGCGATGGCCGCGGCGAACCAGTCCCTCGATCGCGAGACCTGGGACGAGCTGGCCAAGGCCAACCTGCTCGGCATCTGCCTGCCGGAGCGCGACGGAGGCAGTGGGTACGGCATCCTCGAGGCCTGCCTGGTGCTGGAGCAGGTCGGCCGCACCGTCGCCCCATTGCCGTACCTGGCGACCGTGGTCAGTGGGGCCATGCTCATCGCCCGCTTCGGCTCGGACGACCTTCGGGCCCGGATCCTGCCCGGGGTGATCGACGGTTCGGTCATCCTGACCGCCGCCCTCGGCGACCGGCACGAGGTCATCGCTCGCCCGGACGGCAGCGGCTGGCAGCTCGGCGGTGACGCGTGGTTCGTCCCGTGGGCCGAGCAGGCCCGGTACCTGTTGGTGCCCGCCCGTACACCGGCCGGCGAGGTGCTCGTCTGCGTGGTGGAGCCGGACGGCGCCGGGGTCTCGGCCGAGCCCCTGCTCACGACCTCAGGGCTGCCCGAGGCCCACCTCGCCTTCATGGGCGTGTCGGTGGGCGCGACCGATCTGCTCGGTGGCCCGGCGGGCGGCCGGCAGGTCCTGGACTTCCTCGTGGAGCACACCACGGTCGGGCTGTGCGCGTTGCAGGCCGGCGTCAGCGAGGGAGCGCTCCGGCTGACGGCGAGCTACACCTCGGAGCGGCATCAGTTCGGCAGTCCCATCGCCACCTTCCAGGCGGTCGCGCATCGAGCGGCAGATGCCTACATCGACACCCAGGGGATCCGCTCCACGATGTGGCAGGCGGCCTGGCAGCTCGCGGCCACCGATGCCGGCGAGTGGCCTGGGGCGGCCGACGCCATCGACGTGGCGAAGTACTGGGCTGCCGACGGTGGCCAGCGGGTGGCCCATGCCGCGCAGCACCTCCACGGCGGGATCGGTGTCGACATCGACTACCCGCTGCACCGCTACTTCCGATGGGCGAAGCACCTCGAGCTGACGCTCGGCGGTGCGACGACCCACTTGCGGGCCCTCGGCGCGAGGCTCGCCGCTGAGCCGGCATGA
- a CDS encoding acyl-CoA dehydrogenase family protein gives MHLAYTPEQEALRQELRAYFARIVTPEVEEEMARGEMGGPHCLEAVRQMGRDNWLAVSWPEEYGGRNLSLLEQFIFFEEAHGANAPVPFLTVNTVGQTILQYGTDEQKRWLLPGILRGETHFAIGYTEPNSGTDLASLQTRAVRDGDEWVINGQKIFTSLAGFANYIWLAARTDPDVPKHKGITIFVVPTDTPGFSWQPIETLGGADTTYTFYEDVRVPDANIVGGLNNGWSLITNQLNYERVSLAIPAWAGRIFEKVVAWAKQHQTPGGGRVIDQEWVQISLARCRAKIDYLTLLNWKAATSDQLDPALASATKVYGTEMYIEVYRALMEILGQAGYLRRHSPGAVLAAHLERAYQGTLILTFGGGTNEIQRDLIALFGLGMPRTPRM, from the coding sequence GTGCATCTCGCGTACACGCCCGAGCAGGAGGCGCTGCGCCAGGAGCTGCGGGCCTACTTCGCCCGGATCGTCACCCCCGAGGTCGAGGAGGAGATGGCCCGCGGCGAGATGGGCGGACCCCACTGTCTCGAGGCGGTCAGGCAGATGGGGCGCGACAACTGGTTGGCGGTGAGCTGGCCGGAGGAGTACGGCGGCCGCAACCTCTCGCTGCTCGAGCAGTTCATCTTCTTCGAGGAGGCCCACGGTGCGAACGCGCCGGTCCCGTTCCTGACCGTGAACACGGTCGGCCAGACGATCCTGCAGTACGGCACCGACGAGCAGAAGCGATGGCTGCTGCCGGGGATCCTCCGCGGTGAGACCCACTTCGCCATCGGGTACACCGAGCCCAACTCGGGTACCGACCTCGCCTCGCTCCAGACCCGGGCGGTTCGCGACGGTGACGAGTGGGTGATCAACGGGCAGAAGATCTTCACCAGCCTGGCGGGCTTCGCCAACTACATCTGGCTCGCGGCCCGCACGGACCCGGACGTCCCCAAGCACAAGGGCATCACGATCTTCGTGGTCCCGACCGACACCCCGGGCTTCTCATGGCAGCCCATCGAGACCCTCGGCGGCGCCGACACCACCTACACCTTCTACGAGGACGTGAGGGTGCCCGATGCCAACATCGTCGGCGGACTGAACAACGGGTGGAGCCTGATCACCAACCAACTCAACTACGAGCGGGTGTCCCTCGCCATCCCCGCCTGGGCAGGCCGGATCTTCGAGAAGGTGGTCGCCTGGGCCAAGCAGCACCAGACGCCCGGCGGTGGGCGGGTGATCGACCAGGAGTGGGTGCAGATCTCCTTGGCGCGCTGCCGGGCGAAGATCGACTACCTGACGCTGCTGAACTGGAAGGCGGCGACCTCCGACCAGCTCGACCCGGCGCTGGCGTCGGCGACGAAGGTCTACGGCACGGAGATGTACATCGAGGTCTACCGAGCCCTGATGGAGATCCTCGGACAGGCCGGGTACCTGCGGCGGCACTCGCCCGGGGCGGTGCTCGCGGCCCACCTGGAGCGGGCCTACCAGGGCACCCTGATCCTGACCTTCGGTGGTGGCACCAACGAGATCCAGCGGGACCTCATCGCGCTGTTCGGCCTCGGCATGCCGCGCACGCCCCGGATGTAG
- a CDS encoding CaiB/BaiF CoA transferase family protein, which translates to MAGPLEGIRVVELAGLGPAPFGAMVLADLGADVVVVDRPDHVLGASPETAKGNVYARGRRSIAVDLKRTEGVEVVRTLARAADVLVEGFRPGVMERLGLGPEVLRADNPRLVYARMTGWGRHGPLADRAGHDLNYLGLAGPLAHIGRRGQPPTPPLNLVADFGGGGMLLALGVCAALVERATSGEGQVVDAAMVDGVALLAAPIASAYMLGYFNTERGTNWLDSGAHYYEVYETADGGWLSVGAIEPAFYANLLRGLGLADEDLPDQHDASQWPAMKERFAAVFRTRTRDEWMEVFAELDACVAPVLTFAEAPRHPHLRARSTYVDVEGIVQPAPAPRFDRTPASLGRPPAPAGQHTDEVLAEAGYDPQAIAVLRQQGAVA; encoded by the coding sequence ATGGCCGGGCCACTCGAGGGGATCCGGGTCGTCGAGCTCGCCGGCCTCGGGCCGGCGCCGTTCGGGGCCATGGTGCTCGCCGACCTGGGCGCGGACGTGGTGGTCGTGGACCGCCCGGACCACGTGCTCGGCGCGTCCCCGGAGACGGCCAAGGGCAACGTCTACGCCCGTGGGAGGCGTTCGATCGCGGTCGATCTCAAGCGCACCGAGGGCGTCGAGGTCGTGCGCACGCTGGCCCGTGCAGCGGACGTGCTCGTCGAAGGCTTCCGGCCAGGGGTCATGGAACGGTTGGGCTTGGGGCCGGAGGTCCTGCGCGCCGACAACCCGCGCCTGGTGTACGCCCGCATGACCGGGTGGGGCCGGCATGGCCCGCTGGCCGACCGGGCCGGGCACGACCTCAACTACCTGGGGCTGGCGGGCCCTCTGGCTCACATCGGCCGGCGCGGGCAGCCACCGACGCCCCCGTTGAACCTGGTGGCGGACTTCGGTGGCGGGGGCATGCTCCTCGCGCTCGGGGTGTGTGCGGCCCTGGTCGAGCGGGCGACGTCCGGTGAGGGTCAGGTGGTGGACGCAGCGATGGTCGACGGCGTGGCCCTGCTCGCCGCCCCGATCGCCAGCGCCTACATGCTCGGGTACTTCAACACCGAGCGGGGGACGAACTGGTTGGACTCCGGAGCGCACTACTACGAGGTCTACGAGACCGCCGACGGGGGTTGGTTGTCGGTCGGGGCCATCGAGCCGGCGTTCTACGCGAACCTGCTCCGGGGGCTCGGCCTGGCGGATGAGGACCTGCCCGACCAGCACGATGCGTCCCAGTGGCCGGCGATGAAGGAGCGGTTCGCCGCCGTGTTCCGCACCCGCACCCGGGACGAGTGGATGGAGGTCTTCGCCGAGCTGGATGCGTGCGTCGCCCCGGTGCTCACGTTCGCCGAGGCACCGCGGCACCCGCACCTGCGGGCCCGGTCCACCTACGTCGACGTCGAGGGCATCGTGCAACCCGCGCCCGCGCCGCGCTTCGACCGCACACCGGCCTCGCTCGGCCGGCCGCCGGCACCGGCGGGTCAGCACACTGATGAGGTGCTCGCCGAGGCGGGCTACGACCCACAAGCCATCGCCGTGCTCCGTCAGCAGGGTGCGGTGGCGTGA
- a CDS encoding cytochrome P450, protein MELSDVNLLDPDVFREGRHHEMFKVLRREDPVHFHPEPDGPGFWCITRHADLITVNRDYEAFSSAEQGISIPDITPEGEMVREMMLYMDPPRHTRYRLLVNKGFTPRMIGLLETGLRTKARLIVDNVIERGECDFVTELAAELPLQAIAELMGVPQEDRHKLFEWTNRMIGIDDPEFEGDRESASEAAAEIYLYANTLAAEKRKDPRDDIVSRLLGAEIDGDRLSETEFDMFFMLLAVAGNETTRNATSHGMKALMDNPDQFEKLKANPDLLPSAVEEIVRWATPVLHFRRTAMRDYELGGKLIRKGDKVVMWHISANRDETVFEDPFRFDIERSPNDHIGFGGGGPHYCLGANLARMELRIIFEEIITRMPDIELAGEPEYLRSNFIGGIKHMPVRFTPGPRLEPVPATA, encoded by the coding sequence GTGGAGCTCAGCGACGTCAACCTGCTCGATCCCGACGTGTTCCGCGAGGGTCGGCACCACGAGATGTTCAAGGTCCTGCGCCGGGAGGACCCGGTCCACTTCCACCCCGAGCCTGACGGTCCCGGGTTCTGGTGCATCACCCGTCACGCCGACCTGATCACCGTCAACCGTGACTACGAGGCCTTCTCGTCGGCGGAGCAGGGCATCAGCATCCCCGACATCACCCCTGAGGGTGAGATGGTGCGGGAGATGATGCTCTACATGGACCCCCCGCGGCACACCCGGTACCGGCTCCTGGTCAACAAGGGGTTCACCCCCCGGATGATCGGGCTGCTCGAGACCGGTCTGCGCACCAAGGCCCGGCTCATCGTGGACAACGTCATCGAGCGCGGCGAGTGCGACTTCGTGACTGAACTGGCGGCGGAGCTGCCCCTCCAGGCCATCGCCGAGTTGATGGGCGTCCCCCAGGAGGACCGCCACAAGCTGTTCGAGTGGACGAACCGGATGATCGGCATCGACGACCCCGAGTTCGAAGGGGACCGCGAATCGGCCAGCGAGGCCGCCGCTGAGATCTACCTGTACGCCAACACCCTCGCGGCGGAGAAGCGCAAGGACCCTCGCGACGACATCGTCTCCCGCCTGCTCGGAGCGGAGATCGACGGCGATCGGCTGAGCGAGACGGAGTTCGACATGTTCTTCATGCTGCTCGCCGTGGCCGGCAACGAGACCACCCGCAACGCCACCTCGCACGGGATGAAGGCGTTGATGGACAACCCCGACCAGTTCGAGAAGCTGAAGGCCAACCCCGACCTGCTGCCCTCAGCCGTCGAGGAGATCGTGCGGTGGGCCACGCCGGTGCTGCACTTCCGCCGCACCGCCATGCGCGACTACGAGCTCGGCGGCAAGCTCATCCGCAAAGGCGACAAGGTCGTCATGTGGCACATCTCCGCCAACCGCGACGAGACGGTGTTCGAGGACCCGTTCCGCTTCGACATCGAACGCTCCCCCAACGACCACATCGGCTTCGGCGGCGGCGGCCCCCACTACTGCCTGGGAGCGAACCTGGCCCGCATGGAGCTGCGCATCATCTTCGAGGAGATCATCACCCGCATGCCCGACATCGAGCTGGCGGGCGAGCCCGAGTACCTCCGGTCGAACTTCATCGGAGGCATCAAGCACATGCCGGTGCGGTTCACACCGGGGCCGCGGCTGGAACCGGTCCCGGCCACCGCCTGA
- a CDS encoding alpha/beta fold hydrolase produces the protein MIDPRQRDASGEPAQPPGLPVPLGRRVELPGRGTTFVREVPGPPGAPTLVLLHGWMASGGINWYRVFEPAGERFRVLAPDLRGHARGLRSSRRFRLSDCADDVAALLEQLGVRSAVFAGYSMGGPVAQLIWKRHRGLVDGLVLCATSHSFVPGIRERMIFSSLMAAAAGTTRIGGLMTALPASLVKQWVPTQQAKLAFSIPHASIHRIEDGHVACASPGFAGALLAACEDVRTAAVPAGT, from the coding sequence ATGATCGATCCGCGACAGCGGGACGCGTCGGGCGAGCCCGCCCAACCCCCAGGGCTCCCCGTCCCCCTCGGGCGCCGGGTGGAGCTGCCCGGCCGGGGCACCACCTTCGTACGTGAAGTGCCCGGCCCGCCGGGCGCGCCGACCCTGGTGCTCCTCCACGGCTGGATGGCTTCGGGGGGCATCAACTGGTACCGGGTCTTCGAGCCGGCCGGGGAGCGCTTCCGGGTCCTGGCGCCGGACCTCCGGGGCCATGCTCGAGGTCTCCGCTCGTCGCGCCGGTTCCGGCTCTCGGATTGCGCGGACGACGTCGCCGCCCTCCTCGAGCAGCTGGGGGTGCGCTCGGCCGTCTTCGCCGGCTACTCGATGGGCGGGCCGGTCGCCCAGTTGATCTGGAAGCGCCACCGAGGGCTGGTGGACGGTCTCGTCCTGTGCGCCACCAGCCACTCCTTCGTCCCCGGGATCCGGGAGCGGATGATCTTCTCGTCCTTGATGGCCGCCGCGGCGGGCACCACCCGCATCGGCGGTCTCATGACCGCGCTGCCCGCTTCGCTGGTGAAGCAGTGGGTGCCGACCCAGCAGGCCAAGCTGGCGTTCTCGATCCCGCACGCCTCGATCCATCGCATCGAGGACGGGCACGTGGCCTGCGCGTCGCCGGGATTCGCCGGTGCGTTGCTCGCGGCCTGCGAGGACGTCCGCACCGCCGCGGTGCCAGCGGGCACCTGA
- a CDS encoding WS/DGAT/MGAT family O-acyltransferase: MRRMGSVDAAFLYGETPAWHMHVSAVLIADPTTAPGGFSVEELKRRIGHRLHLAPQFRWRLVEVPFGLGRPGWVEDPDFDIDQHVRRIGLPAPGGPEQLGNLIGDLVSLKLDRRKPLWEFWVIEGLEGGRIAVLAKVHHSIIDGVSGSELAAVLFDLEPDPPSDGDPPPRVFEEVPNPFDLLLRGVAETLLTPWRVARLAEQSLRQGLKFLGFQRQSYAPVAPFQAPRTSFNTELTPHRRFAYATVPLDEVRRIKKVFDVKVNDVVLALCSGALRRYLVKNDELPDQPLIAQIPVSMRAEDDRTEVGTKVGAMFASLATDVADPVLRLLSIHESTKNAKEMQRTLAAEKIMGITEAAPPALISLAARMYTAAHLDRRTPPIMNLIISNVPGPPFPLYVAGAEIESLYPMGPLLYGTGVNVTVFSYRDRVDFGFMVCREAVPQPWILAEGIEETFLELRAAADAVSR; encoded by the coding sequence ATGAGGCGGATGGGCAGTGTCGACGCAGCGTTCCTCTACGGCGAGACCCCGGCGTGGCACATGCACGTGTCGGCCGTGCTCATCGCCGATCCCACCACCGCACCGGGCGGGTTCTCGGTCGAGGAGCTGAAGCGGCGGATCGGGCACCGTCTCCACCTCGCCCCGCAGTTCCGGTGGCGCCTGGTGGAGGTGCCCTTCGGGCTGGGTCGACCCGGCTGGGTGGAGGACCCGGACTTCGACATCGACCAGCACGTCCGCCGTATCGGCCTGCCTGCCCCCGGCGGTCCGGAGCAGCTCGGCAACCTCATCGGCGACCTGGTCAGCCTCAAGCTCGACCGGCGCAAGCCGCTGTGGGAGTTCTGGGTCATCGAGGGGCTCGAAGGTGGGCGCATCGCCGTGCTGGCCAAGGTTCACCACTCGATCATCGACGGCGTCTCCGGCAGCGAGCTGGCAGCCGTCCTGTTCGACCTCGAGCCCGACCCACCGTCGGACGGCGATCCCCCACCCCGGGTCTTCGAAGAGGTTCCCAACCCGTTCGATCTGCTGCTGCGCGGCGTCGCCGAGACCCTGCTCACGCCGTGGCGGGTGGCTCGCCTGGCCGAGCAGAGCCTCCGTCAAGGCTTGAAGTTCCTCGGGTTCCAGCGCCAGTCGTATGCGCCGGTGGCTCCCTTCCAGGCGCCCCGGACGTCGTTCAACACCGAGCTCACGCCGCACCGACGGTTCGCCTACGCGACGGTTCCCCTCGACGAGGTCCGCCGGATCAAGAAGGTCTTCGACGTGAAGGTCAACGACGTGGTGCTGGCCTTGTGCTCCGGTGCGCTGCGACGCTACCTCGTCAAGAACGACGAGCTGCCCGATCAACCGCTCATCGCGCAGATCCCGGTGTCGATGCGCGCCGAGGACGACCGCACCGAGGTCGGCACGAAAGTGGGTGCGATGTTCGCCTCCCTCGCCACCGACGTCGCGGACCCGGTGCTGCGGCTGCTCTCGATCCACGAGAGCACCAAGAACGCCAAGGAGATGCAGCGGACGCTCGCGGCCGAGAAGATCATGGGCATCACCGAGGCGGCCCCGCCCGCATTGATCTCGCTGGCGGCCCGCATGTACACCGCCGCGCACCTCGACCGGCGCACGCCGCCCATCATGAACCTGATCATCTCGAACGTTCCCGGGCCGCCGTTCCCGCTGTACGTCGCCGGCGCGGAGATCGAGTCGCTCTACCCGATGGGCCCGCTGCTGTACGGCACCGGTGTCAACGTCACGGTGTTCAGCTATCGCGATCGTGTCGACTTCGGCTTCATGGTGTGCCGGGAGGCCGTTCCCCAGCCGTGGATCCTCGCCGAGGGCATCGAGGAGACGTTCCTGGAGCTGCGAGCCGCGGCCGACGCGGTGAGCCGATGA